The sequence TGCTGGTATCTTCGTCAGCAATTGGGATATGGTAGGGCCCACTTGAACTCGGGATGCATGATGTTGTGTCATCGGCTGCCTCTTTTACGTCAAAAGTTCTGATCTTTGTAGTAGAAAATGGAACATCAGTCGGTTTTGATGGATCAGGAGAATCGAGTTTTCGGAAGTTTGAATAAATAGATTCCAACTGAAATGAACCTGAACCACCATGAACTGAGTCCATCACTAACTGCATTTTCTTTAACGAGTGGCCCACTTTCTTGATCTTCCGAGATGGCCAACGTTGTATCCCTTGTCGTCTGCATATCCGTTTGAGAGTTGTTGGACAAACTGCAACCTCAATTAACTAATGATTAGAAAATAACGTACTAATCAATATCGAACACGATGAATATCATACAAGGAAAGAAAAAAACGATATATTTGGACCGTACATAAATAACCCATCATCCCCCATTTTACCAGACCCATTAGGAATCAAACCCAATATGAACCGTACGTAAATTATAACCCATCATCCCCCATATACCTGACAATTGAGACCCCTACTTTCAAATTTGGGTTAATTGGGTCAAGCttttgggtcaaatgggtattggaaaaaaaaaaattcatggcAATGTAAACCCCAAACCTTAGAAAAAGGTCTAATAGTTTTCCCTGCAACCTATCGGGTCATATACAAAATATAAAGAAACTGGTCTAATGGGTATCGATCCCTAAAGCACAATAAATAGTGATAGATCTAATGGGTCTTGTGAATGGGTCAACGGGTCGAGCATAAAGATCATAATAAGTTTCATTCATCAAACATCTATGAAAGCATTCATGGTTATataatttattatgtatattaatcaatattttattatatataataataaatatagataataataactaGAATACCTTTTTTGACCCGTTTGACATATGACCGTTTCGACCCATTATCAACCCAACCAAACCTGACCCATTTGGACCCATGACCTatttcaacccaaaaccgttttgacccgttacccaaacagaCCCAACTTGACCCGTTTGCTAGGTATAATTTACCACCtcgaatataaaaataaaaaaaatataaaaaacttACCACCCAAATTCTTGGCTGCATCTTTCAGGCTGCAAGCAAAATGTTGCCTTAGCATTTCTAAAGTTATTGTCGTCTCCATCTTAACACCAGCACGTCGTTTCTCCATCCCTGAACTCGCACCCACACCATGTGCTTCTTCTTGAACTTTTAGCACCTGTTCTGTATCAGACACAACTACCTCTTCCTGCAACTCTATTTCTGTAACGATCGTCAAGCTTACACAAACCTTTTTAATGATAATCAATAGAGAATCGATCAGATCATTAAAATTATGGCACTCAACGGGCAAGACAAATTCCAACACAAAGTCAACACTAGGAGCAAATTTAGTTGTAAGACGTATAGCCACATCAGCATGCAAGTCAAAGATTTTAGCATGATGAGCAAGCGGGTACTCTGTTTTACTATATGATGATGTCACATCAGGTGAATAACACAGATTGTTGGTTTCAAAAGCTTTTCCTACAACACCTTGACCTATAAACAAGTGATGTTGAGAACAAGCTTCTTGAAAATCTTTGAATCTTGGGTGGTCAGATACGTATGAAGCAGAATCAACGGTGGATATACAGTTGATTAAGTTCTCATTTGAATGGCGGCAACCACCTTTTCCGCCTTGTTGGATGCACGGAATCCATGTTTGACCTAATGGTAAATTATGCATCATGCATGCAGATTTTAGAGCTTCGTGAATCTCCGATAATGCAAGATGATAGAAGCCGTGGTTTACCCGTGATCATAATCGGGTAAAGCTCGTGTTAATTTCTTTTTATAATGTCGAAAGTAATAGGTTTTATTTACCTTGATAATTTGTGTGTTTGAATCTTCACAACTCCGGAGGTCAACGGCCTATATATAATCATAAACAAGTGGTCACTTTAATAAACAAAACTAAGATTTTCCTAACGACAACCCTTAGATAGAGTTGTCGTTAAGGTACATAGAAGTCTTGATTGTTTAATGAACATCACTTTAAAGTCAAATATAACCGCTATGTACATGGGTGAATCTAGCCTTTGGCCCGTGGGTTCACGGGACACCGCTTAGTTTGAAAATTTTGTGTAGAAAATACTCTTAAAAATgtgtaggacaccactaaatttaattacaggaccccatatatttttagaatatatagtttttcttttaaactgtataggataccactaaatttaactaatcTGAAGGTAAACAATCATTAAAATAACatttaattataattagtatttaaaAAAAAAGTCAAGACTCCATTGAAATTCGATCCTGGAATCGCCACTGGCTATGTATAAGACTTTTATGCATCTTAACGACGCCTTAGGAATTGTCGTTAGAAAAATCCATTAAAATTATAACCATTGTGATTTTAGAATGACCCTGAAATATAAAACATACCTCAAGAGCTTTACAAACACTTTGAATCTCGAGAGAATAATTACTCTTTTGAGTCGTCATTACAACCTCAAAAACACCAATGCAATTCATAACATCTTGATCGAAAACAGGAACAGCAACACTTCCACAAACACCATGTTGTTGAGCATGAGAAACTCTAGGATATTCTTCGACCTTAAAAAGCCGAACATCAGGAGTCCATTTGGGAACTTTTTCCATAAATACCCTTCCTGGTAATCCAACACTTTCTTTAGCATCACCTTCGGCTGAAAAATGATAACTTTCTGATATGTTTCTATAAGTAGAAAGTCTAGGACAACTCAGTTCAAGTGAGAAAAGTCGTTGAACTGTAGTTAGAACTTTCTTGCATCTTATAACTTCTGGTAACCATACTTGAATAAGTACGTTTTTGTCAATGGTGTAATGTTTTATGCTGTCAATTGCATATATCAATCTTTCCATTATAGAATATGATGAAGGGCCTAAACAAGCCCCCATAAAGTCGGAAACACATTGATTTGGCGAATTAACGAGGTTTTCGAAATGGGGTTTCGACGAATATGTTTCAGGAGCTAACATTATAATATCATCTGACACTGGGTCAGGTTCCAAATCGGGCCATTGAAATGAACAAGTAAAAAGGGGATTAGAAGCAGGAGTGTTATTGTTTGAGCTTTCGGATCCATCAGTCGCTGCTTGTAACCAACATCCATCGGACAATAGTTCATCCATGTAATTGAAATCCATAAGCGGGTCAGATGAAATTTCAAAATTTAATGTATTTTCATCCATGGCTAATCTTTAACAAAATCCACACAAAAAAGATTGATCTGTTGAAATATAGAGAAACCATCTTTCAGATTTAACTAGCTAGATAATCAACAAAAGTACAAACAATATAAATGAATGAAGAAGACCCAATAATGTTCATATAAAAATCACATTAATCTGTAAAAATTGCATTTTGACTTGCATATATGGTCAAACATGATGAATAATCATCAACAAATGCAATAAGATCCATCACTGAATAAACCCCAGTTACAAATATgctaaataaattaataaaaaccATTGAAAGATCAAAGGGTTATGTACAGAATGCTATTTTAAATTTGGTAAGTGGtcaaacatgtcaaaataatcattaataGTGACAATAAATCAATTAGTGAGGAATACTCAATTTAAATCCTATAACTTTCCAAAATGACATGCTAAAACAGTTGAAATTTTGAATATGCTACGAAGAATTGCTATTTTGACTTGTATTATGATTTCTACCATGTAATCAGCTTTGAGTTTCTTCAATTTCTATGTTCTTGAAACCTTTGTTTTTCGTTCCAATCCTGCTGAAGCCCCACTATTAGCCCCCCTAGGGATACCCACGGGTGATCATGATCCTTCAAGAAAGGATAGATTCAACTCTATATGATGAATTATTAACTTCTATGAATCAAGGAGAATACAATTAAAAAGTGAAGAGGGTTGATGTAATAAGATGAATAAATAATGTGgtttttgtttaatttttttattcGAGTTTGTTTGTCACTTATCAAAAatatggaaaatgatttttctttctACCATTTTCTTAAACAAgtcaaattttattaattaaagagAGGATATATTACAAACAACACCATGCTTGTATACAACATTAATTTACAGTAAGCATGGCCACGAAATATTTACGGTAAACACGAACACAAATTAACTTCCAAAGCTAACACATAAAAACGTGATATATCATTCAATGCCCAAACTCCGAGAGCTTGCTCCAAGGTAGTAACGAGGGTTAACGAGCCATTAATGCCACTCGATATAAAAAGATTTAGCTCGTCTCGCGATCCATTCGTACGATCTAATTTGTATTTCATTCAACAAGCTCAGCCCGTACCACATTTTATCTAATTTGCATGGCTATGATTAGCTCCTCCAATTTTAACGGCTTCATCTTCTAACAAAGTTTTTACGCCGCATGCTGGTTTCCAGTGGAATTTAACATAATATGCTATGCCGGTTTTGTTAATTAGAGTGTAGGTGTTACAGGGCCGTCTCATTAATTCCGAGGACCCTGTGCGAGATATATAAGAGGGCCCTTAAACGTTAATTACTTTTTGATTTAACTTGGGTCAGATCCGTTTTGCGAACCGACTAATTCTATGGAGACCACTTATTATGCAAGTTTTCTGGAGTCATCAATGGCAAAAAAATTAATAGAtacaaaaatttaataataataaaaagctaCTATATCAATTTCAATAACCTTTGTTAGCGGTTCATGGATATTTTTAGAAATATATTAACAATTGTATATAACGAGGATaaatgtagtgatccgaactttttcatgattatatattataagagattaatatttacatgaataaatgttttcaacatgttaagcaatcaaacttgttaagacttaattaattgaaacggtttttgtgttaacgtttgatcacccagtttgtccgatgattcacgaacgttataacttgtatatgacatgatattatatatatgaacatatatatatatgtatatatatatatatatatatatatatatatatatatatatatatatatatatatatatatatatatatatatacatatatatatatgtttaacatgatgaaatgataattaaagtatctcatgtgacgatcgctccaaattcatatggacgaatacgtcattcatcgatttcattgcgaggtatttgacctctatatgatacgttttataaacattgcattctttggaaaaggtatatcataatgaatatttaaatccaaggttttcatcatctgatgatttctacatatagacaatcaccgtaaataatagtttacaataatacttccgttgacaatgcagtcaaaatagatacatgatgatggttttgtgaatgcaacgttttcttgaataaagcatgtatgactccatgcacaaagcttgtctaacatataagcaaacagcggaagacttctagggaacctgagaataaacatactaacaagtgtcaacacaaaggttggtgagttcatagttttaatgttttgcataatgtgtacataaaggtggatcacaagatttcagttgtttcatccagaaacgtttatcaaaatattctacaatattgagcaccctgataactaaactttaacgttatgataagtacccctgttttaacatacatgcaaccaacatgtacaatacacgcaaaccaacgtgtactaaactcaaatagcatacgtctgtttaatagttcaggctagggtttctaaacctggaacagatggggatgtcaagccctatggatccatatataactactcgcgcccaccagttcttataactagaagttactagttaccaaagctaaggaattttcggttcaaactcagtgtagaattaattatgtacttgtatccattgcgtttaaaataaagtgcatgtattctcagcccaaaaatatagattgtaaaagcatttaaaaagggagtaaatgaaactcaccttagcagcacataaagtcgttcaccgaaatatgaccgaaactcggaataccaaataaccgtagatctcaacctagagaacatatgttggtcaataaatgtctatcaagctaggtcaggtcatagtgtatcacaatcctaatgctcgagatcgacatacaaaagttatcaaaagtcatttcaaaaagtcaatttgactcaatactatagttgaatgatcatgtcaatcgaaacattttaacattttacatagtttcccaattcttgtaaaattaaactatagtttttataaggctttaaaatatgataaaacaatcagttttgacaattgctcaacaagacgagacgtgccttatataaggattcatttactcggctagtagtattcaaaaatccaatttatcaatcttataaacaagttgtttaagtatcgattgcggattcaaaagcaattccaattaacgtcaatcataattcagttgtccatatcttttaattcgttcatcgaaattacgcgatttctaaatgaaaagttattgatttttcgccagctttccaaaaacatgcatatcatataccttttatcagtaatatatgtatttaattcgtgattcatcataaactatttaacgaggaaatttagcatacaagcatgcataaatatatatactcgagcactagacatggatacacaattaatatataaaagataagatatgaatgctcacgtatcaatattgtgattcaatattgtaggaaagtacgtagacataacagagatgataaacactaggtttgatttgcaaacaatacccacgaacattacccataacctccatagctataacccatagtttctttagctctatcccgctcgaaaacccatttttgaaagtgacacgctcaacctcgtcgtagtattttatgtatactactaattaataatactaataataataagattaataataatatgaatcttaataataataataataataataataataataataataataataataatagtaatagtaataataataatttaaataaataaataacttacggagtaatatataatagAGTGAAGTGAACAAAACGCAAATTCGATCGAATTTATAGCACTTGAGCCACCAACTttacccatacgatcgcatgggattcatgggctctagccatgcgatcgcatggctcatgGATCCAGCTCACACTCGattgttttgtagttcgtcgacataattttataatataaatataatatatttaatttatataattaattatatattatattaaattcacgtgcatagttgatttgtaatttttgatccgttgactcgtacattgtcactcgacttatgtcccggttccggtttctcgaatgcattttcgtacgcttagaaaactagtacttttcgttacgcgacgtgtacctttatcaaaaattaaacttaatcgttgataaactatgtcactagaagtgtagctttaatcaattaagtgttttggttatttgcttctatacatcatcgtctcgtagtatatacatatacatatatatatattttcattctgaaatagtgttttactgtagcaaagttactgtagcaaatagtgattttcgaaaacactgtaacttttcgggtactgtagcaattcgaaaatactgtagcaaattagtgttttactggttcatcttaaacgttttagttaacttatctaaatatcaatcgaatcaataatcgaatgttactatcgtttactaaataacttgaaatcatacatatatatatatatatacattaagttatatatatattgttcatgaatcttcgagaacagtcaaagaataattgattacatgaatatagttccaaaactttgagactcaacattacagactttgtttat comes from Rutidosis leptorrhynchoides isolate AG116_Rl617_1_P2 chromosome 4, CSIRO_AGI_Rlap_v1, whole genome shotgun sequence and encodes:
- the LOC139839907 gene encoding protein NLP5-like isoform X1, which translates into the protein MDENTLNFEISSDPLMDFNYMDELLSDGCWLQAATDGSESSNNNTPASNPLFTCSFQWPDLEPDPVSDDIIMLAPETYSSKPHFENLVNSPNQCVSDFMGACLGPSSYSIMERLIYAIDSIKHYTIDKNVLIQVWLPEVIRCKKVLTTVQRLFSLELSCPRLSTYRNISESYHFSAEGDAKESVGLPGRVFMEKVPKWTPDVRLFKVEEYPRVSHAQQHGVCGSVAVPVFDQDVMNCIGVFEVVMTTQKSNYSLEIQSVCKALEAVDLRSCEDSNTQIIKVNHGFYHLALSEIHEALKSACMMHNLPLGQTWIPCIQQGGKGGCRHSNENLINCISTVDSASYVSDHPRFKDFQEACSQHHLFIGQGVVGKAFETNNLCYSPDVTSSYSKTEYPLAHHAKIFDLHADVAIRLTTKFAPSVDFVLEFVLPVECHNFNDLIDSLLIIIKKVCVSLTIVTEIELQEEVVVSDTEQVLKVQEEAHGVGASSGMEKRRAGVKMETTITLEMLRQHFACSLKDAAKNLGVCPTTLKRICRRQGIQRWPSRKIKKVGHSLKKMQLVMDSVHGGSGSFQLESIYSNFRKLDSPDPSKPTDVPFSTTKIRTFDVKEAADDTTSCIPSSSGPYHIPIADEDTSSNVALKSTSNDRNQNDQDKDQEPEILIIRSDSHKSLNEPPKLGHHLWRVKVKFGEENIRFRMQKDWGYKELLQETAKRFNLNEIGGYYLRYLDDDSEWVLLTCDADVEECIDLYRSSMDGGTIRLVLRQSQLRVGSNSSSSC
- the LOC139839907 gene encoding protein NLP5-like isoform X2, whose protein sequence is MLAPETYSSKPHFENLVNSPNQCVSDFMGACLGPSSYSIMERLIYAIDSIKHYTIDKNVLIQVWLPEVIRCKKVLTTVQRLFSLELSCPRLSTYRNISESYHFSAEGDAKESVGLPGRVFMEKVPKWTPDVRLFKVEEYPRVSHAQQHGVCGSVAVPVFDQDVMNCIGVFEVVMTTQKSNYSLEIQSVCKALEAVDLRSCEDSNTQIIKVNHGFYHLALSEIHEALKSACMMHNLPLGQTWIPCIQQGGKGGCRHSNENLINCISTVDSASYVSDHPRFKDFQEACSQHHLFIGQGVVGKAFETNNLCYSPDVTSSYSKTEYPLAHHAKIFDLHADVAIRLTTKFAPSVDFVLEFVLPVECHNFNDLIDSLLIIIKKVCVSLTIVTEIELQEEVVVSDTEQVLKVQEEAHGVGASSGMEKRRAGVKMETTITLEMLRQHFACSLKDAAKNLGVCPTTLKRICRRQGIQRWPSRKIKKVGHSLKKMQLVMDSVHGGSGSFQLESIYSNFRKLDSPDPSKPTDVPFSTTKIRTFDVKEAADDTTSCIPSSSGPYHIPIADEDTSSNVALKSTSNDRNQNDQDKDQEPEILIIRSDSHKSLNEPPKLGHHLWRVKVKFGEENIRFRMQKDWGYKELLQETAKRFNLNEIGGYYLRYLDDDSEWVLLTCDADVEECIDLYRSSMDGGTIRLVLRQSQLRVGSNSSSSC